The Papio anubis isolate 15944 chromosome 1, Panubis1.0, whole genome shotgun sequence genome window below encodes:
- the LOC101011710 gene encoding left-right determination factor 1: MRPLWLCWALWVLPLAGPGTALTGEQLLGSLLQQLQLSEAPVLDRADMEELVIPAHVRAQYVTLLQRSHRDRSRGKRFSQSFREVAGRFLASEASTHLLVFGMEQRLPPNSELVQAVLRLFQEPVPKATLHRHGRLSPRSARARVTVEWLRVRDDGSNRTSLIDSRLVSVHESGWKVFDVTEAVNFWQQLSRPRQPLLLQVSVQREHPGPLASGAHKLVRFASQGAPAGLGEPQLELHTLDLGDYGAQGDCDPEAPVTEGTRCCRQEMYIDLQGMKWADNWVLEPPGFLAYECVGTCQQPPEALAFKWPFLGPRQCIASETASLPMIVSIKEGGRTRPQVVSLPNMRVQKCSCASDGALVPRGLQP, translated from the exons ATGCGacccctgtggctctgctggGCACTCTGGGTGCTGCCCCTGGCCGGCCCCGGGACGGCCCTGACTGGGGAGCAGCTCCTGGGCAGCctgctgcagcagctgcagcTCAGCGAGGCTCCGGTACTGGACAGGGCCGACATGGAGGAGCTGGTCATCCCCGCCCACGTGAGGGCCCAATACGTGACCCTGCTGCAGCGCAGCCACAGGGACCGCTCCCGCGGCAAGAGGTTCAGCCAGAGCTTCCGAG AGGTGGCCGGCAGGTTCCTGGCGTCGGAGGCCAGCACCCACCTGCTGGTGTTCGGCATGGAGCAGCGGCTGCCGCCCAACAGCGAGCTGGTGCAGGCCGTACTGCGGCTCTTCCAGGAGCCGGTCCCCAAGGCCACGCTGCACAGGCACGGGCGGCTGTCCCCGCGCAGCGCCCGGGCCCGGGTGACCGTCGAGTGGCTTCGCGTCCGCGACGACGGCTCCAACCGCACTTCTCTCATCGACTCCAG GCTGGTGTCCGTCCACGAGAGCGGCTGGAAGGTCTTCGACGTGACCGAGGCCGTGAACTTCTGGCAGCAGCTGAGCCGGCCCCGGCAGCCGCTGCTGCTACAGGTGTCGGTGCAGAGGGAGCATCCGGGCCCACTGGCGTCCGGCGCCCACAAGCTGGTCCGCTTTGCCTCGCAGGGGGCGCCGGCCGGGCTTGGGGAGCCCCAGCTGGAGCTGCACACCCTGGACCTCGGAGACTACGG AGCTCAGGGCGACTGTGACCCTGAAGCACCAGTGACCGAGGGCACCCGTTGCTGCCGCCAGGAGATGTACATTGACCTGCAGGGGATGAAGTGGGCCGATAACTGGGTGCTGGAGCCCCCGGGCTTCCTGGCTTATGAGTGTGTGGGCACCTGCCAGCAGCCCCCGGAGGCCCTGGCCTTCAAGTGGCCGTTTCTGGGGCCACGACAGTGCATCGCCTCGGAGACTGCCTCGCTGCCCATGATCGTCAGCATcaaggagggaggcaggaccAGGCCCCAGGTggtcagcctgcccaacatgaggGTGCAGAAGTGCAGCTGTGCCTCGGATGGGGCACTCGTGCCAAGGGGACTCCAGCCGTAG